CCAGTCCATCGGCGTGACCTTTCCGGAAAACCCGTCCATCCGCATGGTCACCTGCACCTACGACCGCTACATGGGCGAACCCTTCAGCGGCGTGGTCGTGCCGCATCTGGTCCGGGCCGTGGCGGCCAACGGCACGGGCAATCTGAAGCTGGGGGTCAACTATCTTTTGAGCGTCAAGGCCGTGGACGAGGCCCGCAGCATCCTGCCCGAGGCCAGCTCGGCCCTGTTTCTGGACGATCGCCTGGACCTGCCCCTGCGCGACCGGCGTGTCACGGAATGGGACTCCTCCTGCTGTCTCATCGCCCTGGCCAGCGGCGCGGTGGTCAAGATCCCCGAAAGCCCGCTGATCCTGCCCTCGGTCACCATCCAGGGCATCTGCGCCATCCTGCACGAAGCGGGAGTGGGCGTGGAGGAACGGGACATGACCTACGGCGAGCTCATCGCCCGGGCCGAAGCCGGGGAGATCGCGGCCATCGCCTCTATCGGCACGGCGGGCATCCTGAACCGCGCCCAGCGGCTGGTCATGGTCGATGAGAACAATGCGCCCTGCGCGGAAATGCGGGCCCAGACCGAACATCCCGTATACCAGGCCCTGGGCCGCGCCCGGCAGACCTACTGGGAAATCTACCAGGACAAGGCCCCGGTTCCGAAAGGAATGGTTTTGCAAAGCTACCTGATTTAAGTGGAACCGGCAGTCCAGAACGCATTTTGGATCGCCACCTGTTGACAACCGAGCCCGGACCCCATATCAGGCTTCCCACACGTGGGGATGTAGCTCAGCTGGGAGAGCGCTGCGTTCGCAATGCAGAGGCCAGGAGTTCGATCCTCCTCATCTCCACCACGAGAAATCAAAGGGCTTGGATGTAACAATCCAGGCCCTTTTTCTTTTCCACAAAAGACCTCTCCCAATTCCATCCCAAATTCATATTATCACCTCTCATTATTGACACTTCCGAACTGATCGGGCTTAATTGGCAAGCTGCGACAAATATGGCTTTGCCGAAGCAGGAACTTTTGACCGGGAGGATACGCCTGCTGTGAAAGAAAATCAGCTTATGGAATGGAAGGAATCCTGGCGGGACGAGTACCTGAAATGGATCTGCGGCTTTGCCAATGCCCAGGGTGGAATGTTGATCATCGGCAAGAATGATCGGGGCGAAGTGCTGGGCCTCGCCAATGCCGCGAAACTGCTGGAAGACATCCCCAACAAGGTCCGTGATGTTCTGGGCATGGTGGTGCCGGTCAATGTCCTCAGCGAGGACGGAAAAGAGTGGCTGGAAATTATCGTGGAGCCCTATCCCAGCCCAATCAGCTACAAAGGCGAATACCACTACCGTAGCGGCAGCACCAAGCAGGAATTGAAGGGCACGGCGCTGGACAAATTTCTGCTGCAAAAACAAGGCAGACGCTGGGATGGCGTGCCGGTGCCGGACTTTGGCGTAAACGACTGCAGCTCTGCTGCGTTCAAACTTTTCAAAGCCAAGGCCGCCAAAAGTGGACGCATGAACGAAGATGTCTTGCAAGATGACAACGACCAGTTACTGGACAACCTGCAGCTCAAGGACGGCCGGTACCTCAAAAAGGCCGCTACATTGCTGTTTTTCGATCAGCCGGAAAAATTTGTCGGCGGTGCCTACATAAAAATCGGGTTCTTCGTGACAGATGATAATCTGCGCTATCAGGATGAAATTCACAGCAATGTCTTCGAGCAGGTCGAGAAAACACTGGAAATCTTATTTTTCAAGTATCTGAAAGCCTACATCCGCTATGAAGGCATACAGCGGGTTGAGGAGTTTCTGTTTCCTCGTCTGGCCCTGCGTGAAGCTTTGCTCAATGCGGTGGTGCACAAGGATTACAGCAGCGGCATCCCGATCCAAATCAGTGTATACGACGATAAAATAGTTATGTGGAGTTCCGGACAATTGCCGCAAGACTGGACCATCGATCGCCTCTTAGGCAAACACCCGTCAGCTCCGTACAATCCTCTTCTAGCCAATGCCTTCTTTCGCGCAGGCTATATTGAATCGTGGGGCCGAGGTATTGAAAAAATCAACCGGGAATGCAGCGAACATGGCCTTGCACCACCCCTCTACGACTGCAGCATGTCCGGGCTGATGCTCACATTCATGGCCAATCCTGAACACGTGAATGCATTGCGCAGAGAACAAGCCTCAATTACGCACCAAGGTAACACTCCACAAATAACGCCGGTGAAAACACCGGTGAAAACGCCGGTGAAAATTCTCCGGCTTCTGGCGGCAAAGCCATCCATGACGCTGAACGAGGTCGCCGCCGAAATTCAGAAATCACTGAGTGCGGTTGAACGAGCCAGTTCCAAGCTGGTGAAAGAAGGGCGAATGAAATATGTCGGTCCTCAAAAAGGTGGTCATTGGGAAGTGTTGGAAGAGTATGATGAATGATCTCGTTGCGGCATCGCCGTTTGACCCACTCGTTTTTTTTCCCACGCTCGACCATGTCAGGACTCGTCTGGCCGATTCATGAACCGCGCGTTTCGGCGGCCATCATCTCCACCGCAGAAAGCCAGGGGCTTGGATGTTCATCCGGGTCCTTTTTTTGTTGTTTTCACTGGGAACAATTGCGTGTTGATTGATATTTTCCGAAAATGATGAAACAAAATGGAAAAACCGAATCTTCCCGGCATGGGTCTTGATAAGATTGTCTAACCCAGACTTAGGCATCACCCATGAAAACCGGCTGCCCAGCAGCCACTCCACCCATAACGCCAGCGAGTTGCGGATGCCCTCTCACCTCCCGTCGGATGAACGCTGCATGGCCGGAAATACCGGACCGGAAAGAGATAAGACATCAGTGTTGATCGACAGCCTTCCCGGAATGGCCTTTCGCCGCCGCAACGACGCGGAACTGGGCATGGACTTCATCTCGCAAGGTTGCCTGGGCCTCACGGGATACAGCGCGGAGGAGTTGCTTAGTGGCGGACGGCTCTCGTTCAACGATCTCGTCCTGCCCGAGTACATGCCTGAAATCCGGAAAAGCTGGAAAAAAGGCATAAAAAATCACGCCCAGGTGCAGCTTGAATTCGAGATCATGACCGCCGACGGACAACCCAAATGGGTCTGGGAAGTGGGCGTACCCGTGCCGTCCTGCAACGGCGAGATAACGACTCTTGAAGGGCTGATTATCGACATCACGCCGCGCAAGCTCGCGGAAAAAAATTCCCTCTTGCGGGAAAAGGCCCTGGAGCTCGCCGCCACCACATCTCTTGAGCTTCTCCTCGAACCCGACCTGGAGCAGTCCATGGCCAGGATCCTGGCACGCCTGGGTCAGGGTACGGACACGGACCGCGTGTACGTTTTCAAAAACCATCCCGAGACGGATTCCGACACGGTGCTGACCAGCCAGATCTACGAATGGGCGCGGGCCGGAATCCCGACCCAGATCGACAATCCAGAGCTCCAAAACCTGCCCATGAACGACGTGACCCCGCGCTGGTTGGCGGAGTTGCGCGCCGGACGTTCCATCAAGGGGCTGGTCCGCGATTTCCCCGCAGATGAAAAAGAAATCCTCGAACCACAAGGCATCGTCAGCATCCTGGTGGTGCCCATCCAGCTGCACGGCACGTTGTGGGGATTTCTCGGCTTTGACTCGGTGCGCGATCCCCGTTCCTGGACGCCCATCGAGGAGCATGTCCTGAACATCGTCTCGGCCAGCCTGGGCGCGGCCATCGCCCGCCGTCAGGCCCAGGAGGAGCTTGCGGGCAGCAACCGGACGCTCTTGACCATCCTCGACAGCCTGCCCGTGGATGTCTACGTGGCCGACCTCAAAAACTATCGCATCCTCTTCATGAATCAGTATATAAAAGACAGCTTTGGACGCGACTGTACCGGGGAGCTCTGCCACACGGCGTTCAACCACGAATCCGCGCCCTGCGGCCACTGCACGAACAGCAGCTTGCTGGACGAAATGGGCCGTCCCAAAGGCGTCATCGCCTGGGAATGCTTCAACCCTGTAACCCGCAAATGGTACAAGAACTTCGACCAGGTCATCCCCTGGACCGACGGACGCCTCGTACGCATCGAAATTTCCATGGACCTGAGCGACCGCAAGCGGGCCGAAGAGGAAATCCTGCGGGCCAGGGATCTGGCCGAAGCCGCGAACTGCGCCAAGTCTGAATTTCTGGCCAACATGAGCCACGAGATCCGCACGCCGCTGAACGGCGTCATGGGCATGCTGCAACTCCTGCAGCTCACGAAACTTGATCCAGTGCAGGAAGACTACACAGACACGGCGATCCAGTCCTGCAACCGGCTGGTGCGGCTCTTGACCGACATCCTGGACCTCTCGCGCATCGAAGCGGGCAAGCTCAGCATCCAGAGCGCGCCCATGGAGCTGTCCGAAGTGCTGCGCCAGACCGGGGATCTCTTCTCGCCCACCGCCAGGGAAAAAGGCCTGAAGCTCCGCTTTGACGTGGACCCGGCCATCCCCCATCAAATCCTCGGAGACGCGACGCGACTGCAGCAGGTTCTCAGCAATATGGTCGGCAATTCCCTCAAATTCACCCACGCGGGCGGCGTTACCGTCGACGCCTCTCTTCTGCCCTCCGTGCACGGCGGGCAGTGCCGCGTGCTCTTTTCCGTCGCCGACACCGGCATCGGCATCCCCGATGACAAGCTGAGCAGCCTTTTCCAGCCCTTCTCCCAGGTCACGGAAGGGTTCACCCGCAGCTATCAGGGCGCAGGTCTTGGCCTGTCCATCTGCAAACGCCTGGTGGGCTTCATGGGCGGCAACATCTCCGTTGTCAGCGAGCTTGAGATGGGCACGACCATGTATTTCAGCGTCACCTTCGGCGCCGCCGCGCCGAACACCGCGTCCGCGCCTGCCCGCGAGTCCTTTTTTGCTCCCGCCCTGGACGGTTTGAACGTGCTCATGGCCGAAGACGACCATTTCAGCGGCATTCTGGGCGTGAAGCTCCTTGGCGCTTTCGGGGCATCGGTCAGACATGTGCAAAACGGTCGCCAGGCGCTTGAGGCCCTTGAAAGCGAACCCTTCGATCTTGTGCTCATGGACGTGCAGATGCCGGTCATGGACGGTGTCGAGGCCACGGTGCGCATCCGTCAGGGCGAAGCCGGAGACTGCGCGAGAAACATCCCCATCATCGCCATGACCTCCTACGCCATGGACGGCGACCGGGAAAAATTTCTGAAAGCGGGCATGAACGCCTATGTGTCCAAACCTGTCGATATCAAGGATCTGATGAGCGCCATTTCGGAAATGCTGCACCGGGAAAGCGCGAAAAGGTCGGACGCGGCGAAAGGCAGGCATTGATTTCCAGGATCTTCCCGGCGACAAGCTCGCAAAAACGCGCGCCGGACAGACGCTGCAAAACCCCGGCGCATATTGCGGGCAACGACTTTGTGTGGCAGAAAAAAAATATGTCTCGTAAAATCCCGTACGTCATCCTTTTGGCCTTCCTCGCGGCCCTGTTCCCTCACTTCGGCGAGGCTGGCGGCAATATCGGCAAAAAGGTCCTGATCGTGCACAGCTACGACCGTAATTTCACCTGGACCGCCGACATCCATGACGCTCTGGAACGGATGCTTTCCAGGCATCAAATCGAACTGCGCACCGTTTTCATGGACACCAACGTCAACCGCGTCAAAGGCGACGAAGCCAGACTCACCGCCGCAGGGCGGGTCGCGGCTGAGACGATGCGCAACTTCAAACCGGACGTAGTCATCGCCAGCGACGACGATGCGCAGCAGTATTTCGCGGCGCAATTCGCCGGCAACAGCTCGGCCCCGGCCTTCGTCTTCTGCGGAGTCAACCAGGATCCGGCGCAGTATGGCTACCCGGCCGTCAACGTCACGGGCGTGGTCGAGAAACTCGCCTGGGGCGAAAGCCTGAAGCTGCTGCGCCGTCTGCGTCCGGACATCCGCAAAATCCTGGTGCTCCTGGACTCCCGGCCTTCAAGCCTTGCAGCGATCAGCTCAATGCGCTCCTCGACCCCGGCAGACATCGAAGCCGAGTGGATCATTGTCGACACCTATGAAAACTGGCGGCAAATCCTGAGCTCCAGCGGCTCAACCCACGACGCCCTCGCCATCCTGAACTACCACAACCTGACCGATGCCGCAGGACAAATCGTTCCGGACCACGAAGTCATGCGCTGGACCCGGGAGAACATGATCCTCCCCTCCGTGGGTTTTTTCGACTACACTGTCGCCGATGGAGCCCTCTGCGGCGTGATCCAGACAGGATTCGAACACGGAACCCTGGCAGGGGGCATGGCTCTGCGCATCCTGAACGGCGAGCGCGTCGTGGATATCCCCAGCGTAAGCACGACGCAGGGGCTGACCATGCTCAACATGAAAATGGCCAGAAAACTGCGCATCGACATCCCGGAAGGTCTCCTGCAGGAGGCGACGGCACTTGTGGAATAAAGCCTTTTCCCTGCTGCTGATGCTGCTGGGCCTGAGCGCTCTCTGCGCGCAGGCCCAGACCGTCCCCAATATTCTGGTCATTCACTCCTACAACCCGGGACTGAGCTGGACCGACGACATACACCAGGGCATCGTCGAGACCTTTTCCGGATCCGGAAAGCCCTGGTCGCTCAGCACCGAGTATCTGGACGCCAAACGCTACCCGCAAGAACATATTCTTAGGATGCAGGCGGAACTGATCGCAACCCACGTGCGCGACCACGCCGTAAACGCGGTGATTGTCTCCGATGACGCGGCGTTCAGCTTCGTTTTGCGACACCGCGACGAACTCTTTGAAAACGTGCCCATAATCTTCTGCGGCGTGAACAATTTCCAGCCGGAAATGCTTGGCGACGCGGAAGGCATCACAGGCGTATCGGAGATAATCTCCGTGCGCGAGACGCTGGACGCAGCCCTGGCCCTGCACCCTGATACGCGCAACGTGGTCGTCATCGGAGGATCTCTTTCCAGCACGGACAGGTCAAACCGCAGCCAGTTTCTACATCTCATGCCTTCCTATGCCGGCAGGTTGCGCTTTCACTTCTGGCAGGACATCCCCACCCCGGCCCTGCTGGAAAAAGTCGCGGCCCTAAGCCCAAAGACACTTGTCTTTCTGGGCAACGCCATTGCCGGACTGGATGGCCGCATGCTTGATTTCGGCCCCAGCGTGGCCCTGGTCAGAGCCAACACGCAGAGCCCTATTTATGGATTCTGGGATTTTTTCCTGGGACACGGCATCGTGGGCGGAAAATTGGTCAACGGCGCCGAACACGGCAGAATCGCGGCCCGCATGGCCCTGCAAATCCTGGACGGGACCGCGCCTTCAGCGCTGCCCGTAGTCAAGGAAATCGCCAATCGATTTCTCTTTGATCACCGGGAGCTGACCCGTTTCAACCTGGACGAGAAGGCCCTGCCCAAAGGCTCCGTCATCGTGCACCGGCCCCGGAACATCTTCGAAGCCAACAAGCGGCTTTTCCTGATCTTCGGGAGTATCGTCATCGCCTTGCTGGTCATCATCATCTCCCTGACCCTAGTTGTGCACATCCGCAAACAGACCCTGCGGCAACTGCAATCGGCCAGGCGCAAGGCCGATGAGGCCAACGAGGCCAAAAGCCTTTTTCTGGCGCACATGAGCCACGAGATCCGCACCCCCCTGACCGGGATCATGGGGCTGGCCGAGCTGGCCATCGGCAATCCCGGCAACCCGGGCGTGCAGGAATATCTGGCCCTTATCCGCCAATCCGGACAGAATCTACTGCACATCATCAACGACATCCTTGATTTCTCGAAAGTCGAAGCCGGAAAAATCGAGCTGCAAAAAAACCGCTTCAACGCCAGGAGCATGCTCGAAGCCACCATCGCTTTCTTCAAGCCCGGCATCCGGGAAAAAGGCGTCACCCTGTCCCTTGTCCTTGCTGAAGAGTTGCCGCAGGCCGTGGTCGGCGACGAAAACAGGATTCGCCAAATCTTTTTCAATCTGGTTGGCAATGCGGTCAAATTCACGGAAAAAGGAAAGATCGAACTGCGTCTGACAGGGCTGACTTCCAAAGAAAACAGCGCCCACATGATGCTCCATTTTGAAATAAAGGACTCCGGGTGCGGCATCCCCGCAGACAAACAGGACAGCATCTTCGAGCGCTTCACTCAGGCGGCGCGCTTTCCGACCAGAACCTATCAGGGCACGGGGCTGGGGCTGGCCATCGTCAAGCAGCTCATCGAGGCCATGGGAGGCTCCATCGGGGTGCGCAGCACGGAAGGGGTGGGAACCACCTTCTTCTTCAACATCCCGGTCGAACGGGCGCTACCGGAAGAGCCCGCGCAGGACCCGAACCTGGGCGACGAACTGCTTGTGCAGGAGCTGTCCGTCCTCGTGGCCGAAGACAACCCCATCAACCGCCTCTTCCTGCAAAAATCCCTCGAAAAACTCGGACACCGGGTCATCTGCGCCGTCAATGGCCAGGAAGCGCTTGATCTTCTGCAAACGGCCACCGTGGACTGCGTGCTCATGGACATCCAGATGCCGGTCATGGATGGAAGCATGGCCACACGGCATATTCGGGAAAGATTCGGGCACAGCCTGCCCGTCATCGCGCTCACGGCCCACGCCCTACACGGGGACAGGGAAAAGTATCTGGAAGACGGGTTTGACGAATATCTGGCCAAACCCGTCTCCATCAAGGACCTGACCAAGATCATCGCTCGCGTATGCGGCAAAAAATCGTCTTGAACGGCCAACTCTGCAGGCTTACGCGCCGATACATATCGAAGTTTCACGCACCGGCAGCCTGAACCGCACGCCTCCAGTTGCAAACGCGCCGAGTCGGAGCGCCATAAATCGTACCCGCCGCGAGTCGTGGCGGATATTTTCTCTTTCCAGAAAAATAAAACCGCGATACTTCGCGAAAAGCACCGGCCCCAAAGGCCTCCCGCTCAAACCACCAACCAGGAAAAAGCAGTCCATGCGGCCCAAGATCAGAACCGGCTATCCCGTCACCATCCATGGCCAGGCCTTCACCAAGGTCGGCATCGTC
This DNA window, taken from Desulfomicrobium sp. ZS1, encodes the following:
- a CDS encoding ATP-binding protein, with protein sequence MASCDKYGFAEAGTFDREDTPAVKENQLMEWKESWRDEYLKWICGFANAQGGMLIIGKNDRGEVLGLANAAKLLEDIPNKVRDVLGMVVPVNVLSEDGKEWLEIIVEPYPSPISYKGEYHYRSGSTKQELKGTALDKFLLQKQGRRWDGVPVPDFGVNDCSSAAFKLFKAKAAKSGRMNEDVLQDDNDQLLDNLQLKDGRYLKKAATLLFFDQPEKFVGGAYIKIGFFVTDDNLRYQDEIHSNVFEQVEKTLEILFFKYLKAYIRYEGIQRVEEFLFPRLALREALLNAVVHKDYSSGIPIQISVYDDKIVMWSSGQLPQDWTIDRLLGKHPSAPYNPLLANAFFRAGYIESWGRGIEKINRECSEHGLAPPLYDCSMSGLMLTFMANPEHVNALRREQASITHQGNTPQITPVKTPVKTPVKILRLLAAKPSMTLNEVAAEIQKSLSAVERASSKLVKEGRMKYVGPQKGGHWEVLEEYDE
- a CDS encoding aminotransferase class IV, with product MAGFEGIKWADFQSRYLLQGKSFAMVPMADKVPAVSRSIHYGLCLAFEGIRYFVGPTEDGGLHIQFLNLHKNLQRFRRSISFNLGAAQQAMVPSEEELEAMILHYLRSPELSEFIHDMGKSGGQGYLRPFTVDESQSIGVTFPENPSIRMVTCTYDRYMGEPFSGVVVPHLVRAVAANGTGNLKLGVNYLLSVKAVDEARSILPEASSALFLDDRLDLPLRDRRVTEWDSSCCLIALASGAVVKIPESPLILPSVTIQGICAILHEAGVGVEERDMTYGELIARAEAGEIAAIASIGTAGILNRAQRLVMVDENNAPCAEMRAQTEHPVYQALGRARQTYWEIYQDKAPVPKGMVLQSYLI
- a CDS encoding ABC transporter substrate-binding protein — its product is MSRKIPYVILLAFLAALFPHFGEAGGNIGKKVLIVHSYDRNFTWTADIHDALERMLSRHQIELRTVFMDTNVNRVKGDEARLTAAGRVAAETMRNFKPDVVIASDDDAQQYFAAQFAGNSSAPAFVFCGVNQDPAQYGYPAVNVTGVVEKLAWGESLKLLRRLRPDIRKILVLLDSRPSSLAAISSMRSSTPADIEAEWIIVDTYENWRQILSSSGSTHDALAILNYHNLTDAAGQIVPDHEVMRWTRENMILPSVGFFDYTVADGALCGVIQTGFEHGTLAGGMALRILNGERVVDIPSVSTTQGLTMLNMKMARKLRIDIPEGLLQEATALVE
- a CDS encoding ATP-binding protein, producing MIDSLPGMAFRRRNDAELGMDFISQGCLGLTGYSAEELLSGGRLSFNDLVLPEYMPEIRKSWKKGIKNHAQVQLEFEIMTADGQPKWVWEVGVPVPSCNGEITTLEGLIIDITPRKLAEKNSLLREKALELAATTSLELLLEPDLEQSMARILARLGQGTDTDRVYVFKNHPETDSDTVLTSQIYEWARAGIPTQIDNPELQNLPMNDVTPRWLAELRAGRSIKGLVRDFPADEKEILEPQGIVSILVVPIQLHGTLWGFLGFDSVRDPRSWTPIEEHVLNIVSASLGAAIARRQAQEELAGSNRTLLTILDSLPVDVYVADLKNYRILFMNQYIKDSFGRDCTGELCHTAFNHESAPCGHCTNSSLLDEMGRPKGVIAWECFNPVTRKWYKNFDQVIPWTDGRLVRIEISMDLSDRKRAEEEILRARDLAEAANCAKSEFLANMSHEIRTPLNGVMGMLQLLQLTKLDPVQEDYTDTAIQSCNRLVRLLTDILDLSRIEAGKLSIQSAPMELSEVLRQTGDLFSPTAREKGLKLRFDVDPAIPHQILGDATRLQQVLSNMVGNSLKFTHAGGVTVDASLLPSVHGGQCRVLFSVADTGIGIPDDKLSSLFQPFSQVTEGFTRSYQGAGLGLSICKRLVGFMGGNISVVSELEMGTTMYFSVTFGAAAPNTASAPARESFFAPALDGLNVLMAEDDHFSGILGVKLLGAFGASVRHVQNGRQALEALESEPFDLVLMDVQMPVMDGVEATVRIRQGEAGDCARNIPIIAMTSYAMDGDREKFLKAGMNAYVSKPVDIKDLMSAISEMLHRESAKRSDAAKGRH
- a CDS encoding ATP-binding protein encodes the protein MWNKAFSLLLMLLGLSALCAQAQTVPNILVIHSYNPGLSWTDDIHQGIVETFSGSGKPWSLSTEYLDAKRYPQEHILRMQAELIATHVRDHAVNAVIVSDDAAFSFVLRHRDELFENVPIIFCGVNNFQPEMLGDAEGITGVSEIISVRETLDAALALHPDTRNVVVIGGSLSSTDRSNRSQFLHLMPSYAGRLRFHFWQDIPTPALLEKVAALSPKTLVFLGNAIAGLDGRMLDFGPSVALVRANTQSPIYGFWDFFLGHGIVGGKLVNGAEHGRIAARMALQILDGTAPSALPVVKEIANRFLFDHRELTRFNLDEKALPKGSVIVHRPRNIFEANKRLFLIFGSIVIALLVIIISLTLVVHIRKQTLRQLQSARRKADEANEAKSLFLAHMSHEIRTPLTGIMGLAELAIGNPGNPGVQEYLALIRQSGQNLLHIINDILDFSKVEAGKIELQKNRFNARSMLEATIAFFKPGIREKGVTLSLVLAEELPQAVVGDENRIRQIFFNLVGNAVKFTEKGKIELRLTGLTSKENSAHMMLHFEIKDSGCGIPADKQDSIFERFTQAARFPTRTYQGTGLGLAIVKQLIEAMGGSIGVRSTEGVGTTFFFNIPVERALPEEPAQDPNLGDELLVQELSVLVAEDNPINRLFLQKSLEKLGHRVICAVNGQEALDLLQTATVDCVLMDIQMPVMDGSMATRHIRERFGHSLPVIALTAHALHGDREKYLEDGFDEYLAKPVSIKDLTKIIARVCGKKSS